A genomic window from Sphingomonas taxi includes:
- a CDS encoding TonB-dependent siderophore receptor — protein sequence MPASSAKAEPVAAGAADPQRDDEILVVGKSYGRGVGKTVTPLKDTPNTITVVDREQIEAQNLFTLEDALTATNGITVNGVGSEDPSFLSRGFAINNYLIDGVPTLSVNFPSAVPDLFFYDRLEVLRGPAGLFSGSGNPAGSINLVRKRPLDTARMQASAGYGSYDNLRLELDVSTPVGGVAALRAGVMAQDQNQFFDTAHRNRLDAFAVGTLEIGSRTTLTAGANYDRFRPAVQSGLPGYAGGADGSDGRLLDVRRSTYLGADWNRFDAKTWSGFVELAHRVSDRWTLRATGLYTDVDRVDVYSYIGAQPVTPANRGLTNQIAYRGDSKQQTRSFDVNGIGSFPLFGRDQTLILGADYQASAGTSYFTRLSNYARIDVFNPVSPAEPPLDPYGPLPPYPVQGTAGICTPVQTPAQCVTQVYGGSVTHLEQYGLYGQMRLSPLAGLTLIGGGRLTWFDTDTRTVLPTPGARTGYTIDNRFTPYAGLVWDVTRHLNLYASYADSFTPQAQPVGRQRGDGGRIEPMVGEQFEAGSKVSLMHDRLLLSAAAYQITQRNRLFNDPVDANLYYQLGKVRARGIELEATGEILPGWRINGGYSYTRTKLLEDINPALEGTSLVPVIPRHMGKLFTNYAPTNGMLAGASIGGGLTVFGATSGGTRSSIAANGTRVLSTLVRQGSYAVLDLRAGYKLTEQLGVSINVNNVLDRTYYARIFSTARGNYYGSPRTVFATLRYTLG from the coding sequence ATGCCGGCCTCGTCGGCCAAGGCCGAACCCGTCGCGGCTGGCGCCGCCGATCCGCAGCGGGATGACGAGATCCTCGTCGTCGGCAAGAGCTATGGCCGCGGCGTCGGCAAGACCGTCACGCCGCTCAAGGACACGCCCAACACGATCACCGTCGTCGACCGCGAACAGATCGAGGCGCAGAACCTCTTCACGCTCGAAGACGCGCTGACCGCGACCAACGGCATCACCGTCAACGGCGTCGGCAGCGAGGACCCGTCGTTCCTCTCGCGCGGCTTCGCGATCAACAACTATCTGATCGACGGCGTCCCGACGCTGTCGGTCAACTTTCCCTCGGCGGTGCCCGATCTGTTCTTCTACGACCGGCTCGAGGTGCTGCGGGGGCCGGCCGGGCTGTTCAGCGGCTCGGGCAATCCCGCCGGCAGCATCAATCTCGTGCGCAAGCGGCCGCTCGATACCGCCCGGATGCAGGCGAGCGCCGGCTACGGCAGCTACGACAATCTCCGCCTGGAACTCGACGTCTCGACCCCGGTCGGCGGCGTCGCCGCGCTCCGCGCCGGCGTCATGGCGCAGGATCAAAACCAGTTCTTCGACACGGCGCATCGCAACCGGCTCGACGCCTTCGCCGTGGGTACGCTGGAGATCGGTTCGCGGACGACGCTGACCGCGGGCGCGAATTACGATCGCTTCCGCCCGGCGGTCCAGTCCGGCCTGCCCGGCTATGCCGGCGGTGCCGACGGCAGCGACGGGCGTCTGCTCGACGTGCGGCGATCGACCTATCTGGGCGCCGACTGGAACCGCTTCGATGCGAAGACCTGGTCGGGCTTCGTCGAGCTGGCGCATCGCGTCTCCGATCGCTGGACGTTGCGCGCGACCGGGCTCTACACCGATGTCGACCGCGTCGACGTCTACAGCTATATCGGCGCGCAGCCGGTGACGCCGGCCAACCGCGGCCTCACCAACCAGATCGCCTATCGCGGCGACAGCAAGCAGCAGACGCGGTCGTTCGACGTCAACGGCATCGGCAGCTTTCCGCTGTTCGGGCGCGACCAGACGCTGATCCTCGGCGCCGATTACCAGGCGAGTGCCGGCACCTCCTATTTCACCCGCCTGTCGAACTATGCGCGGATCGACGTCTTCAATCCCGTCTCGCCGGCCGAGCCGCCGCTCGATCCCTATGGCCCGCTGCCGCCCTATCCGGTGCAGGGCACCGCGGGGATCTGCACGCCGGTGCAGACGCCGGCGCAATGCGTCACGCAGGTCTATGGCGGATCGGTCACCCACCTCGAACAATATGGCCTGTACGGCCAGATGCGGCTCAGCCCGCTCGCCGGGCTGACGCTGATCGGCGGCGGAAGGCTGACCTGGTTCGATACCGACACGCGCACGGTGTTGCCGACCCCGGGGGCCCGCACCGGCTATACGATCGACAACCGCTTCACGCCTTATGCCGGATTGGTCTGGGACGTGACCCGCCACCTCAACCTCTACGCCAGCTACGCCGACAGTTTCACGCCGCAGGCGCAGCCGGTCGGTCGCCAGCGCGGCGACGGCGGCAGAATCGAGCCGATGGTCGGCGAGCAGTTCGAGGCAGGCAGCAAGGTCTCGCTGATGCACGACCGGCTGTTGCTCTCCGCCGCGGCCTATCAGATCACGCAGCGCAACCGGCTGTTCAACGACCCCGTCGACGCGAATCTCTACTACCAGCTCGGCAAGGTACGCGCGCGCGGCATCGAGCTGGAGGCGACGGGCGAGATCCTGCCCGGCTGGCGGATCAACGGCGGCTACAGCTACACGCGCACCAAGTTGTTGGAGGACATCAACCCGGCGCTGGAGGGCACATCGCTGGTCCCGGTGATCCCCCGCCACATGGGCAAGCTGTTCACCAATTACGCGCCGACAAACGGCATGCTGGCCGGCGCCAGCATCGGCGGCGGCCTGACCGTCTTCGGGGCGACCTCCGGCGGCACGCGGTCGTCGATCGCCGCCAACGGCACGCGCGTGCTGTCCACCCTGGTTCGACAGGGCAGCTACGCCGTGCTCGACCTGCGCGCGGGCTACAAGCTCACCGAGCAGCTCGGCGTGTCGATCAACGTCAACAACGTGCTCGATCGCACCTATTACGCACGCATCTTCTCGACCGCGCGCGGGAATTATTACGGCAGTCCCCGCACGGTATTCGCGACCTTGCGCTACACGCTGGGATAA
- the ftrA gene encoding transcriptional regulator FtrA, whose product MTAIVKIMPKSAPACRPFVVILAYDGLCLFEFSTALETLGPPPPGWEERWYDVAVASAEATPLRAGGGVRLAIDGGLELLEEAGTIVVPGWRAVNEPVPDALVEALQRAGRRGCRFVSICTGSFVLAAAGLLNGRRATTHWHHATVLSTNYPAIDVQPAVLYVDEGDILTSAGCAAGLDVCLHLIRRDHGPIAANRVAQRMVVPPHRQGGQAQFVNQPLPVRENAALAPLLDKLRSRIDVDVDINALAAEACMSRRTFLRRFHDTTGTTPGEWLLSLRLERARLLLETTRVSIERVAQGSGFGSAETLRHHFRTRLGTSPTAYRQQFSSVGA is encoded by the coding sequence ATGACAGCTATCGTCAAGATCATGCCAAAGTCGGCTCCGGCCTGCAGACCCTTCGTGGTGATCCTGGCGTATGACGGACTTTGCCTGTTCGAGTTCAGCACTGCCCTCGAAACGTTAGGGCCGCCGCCGCCGGGATGGGAGGAGCGATGGTATGATGTGGCTGTTGCGTCTGCGGAAGCGACGCCGCTGCGCGCGGGCGGAGGCGTAAGACTGGCGATCGACGGCGGGCTTGAGCTCCTCGAAGAAGCTGGGACGATCGTCGTTCCCGGCTGGCGCGCCGTAAACGAGCCGGTCCCGGACGCGCTCGTAGAGGCTTTGCAGCGTGCTGGCCGGCGCGGCTGCCGGTTTGTATCGATCTGCACCGGCAGCTTCGTGTTGGCTGCCGCCGGATTGCTGAACGGTCGCCGCGCTACCACTCACTGGCACCATGCGACGGTGCTTTCGACCAATTACCCCGCGATCGACGTCCAGCCCGCCGTCCTGTATGTTGATGAAGGTGATATACTCACATCCGCCGGCTGCGCTGCCGGACTGGATGTCTGCCTGCATCTGATCAGGCGCGACCATGGACCGATCGCAGCCAATCGCGTCGCCCAGAGAATGGTGGTGCCGCCGCACAGGCAGGGTGGACAAGCCCAGTTCGTCAATCAACCATTGCCGGTCAGGGAGAACGCCGCCTTGGCTCCGCTGCTCGATAAGCTGCGAAGCCGGATCGATGTCGATGTCGATATCAATGCCCTGGCAGCCGAAGCCTGCATGAGCCGACGAACCTTTCTTCGCCGGTTTCACGACACGACCGGCACGACGCCGGGCGAGTGGTTGCTCAGCCTCAGGCTCGAACGCGCCAGATTGCTCCTGGAGACGACCCGCGTGTCGATCGAGCGGGTGGCACAGGGCAGCGGCTTCGGCTCCGCGGAGACCCTGCGGCATCATTTCCGCACGAGGCTGGGCACGAGCCCGACCGCCTATCGTCAGCAGTTTTCGAGCGTTGGTGCCTAG
- a CDS encoding DMT family transporter: MIAIAMLMGLLAALGWGAADYLAGSTAKLIGIRRTAVFTQSMGWLAVTLVLIAMPSLRGKACAASASGWSYGVLAVAFNLAGSMSLLRAFSIGRASLVAPLITTYAAVTACLGLAISGDRLSGFRLAGLVICLIGAPLAAVAPSRQDGLGADGVGYAVLTALCFGVGFWIQGKFSVPAIGATPMLWLFFGIGILVLAPTLALRRDRILPHRNALPLLVLQSLCNLMGYGTFAVGLATGAITVVTVLSTFAAAVTAIFGLVLRRERLSRPQTAGVSAILIGAALLAV, encoded by the coding sequence ATGATCGCCATCGCCATGCTCATGGGCCTGCTCGCCGCGCTGGGCTGGGGGGCAGCCGACTATCTTGCGGGCAGTACAGCCAAACTGATCGGGATACGCAGGACTGCAGTGTTCACGCAGTCGATGGGATGGCTGGCGGTCACGCTGGTGCTGATCGCAATGCCGTCGCTGCGGGGAAAGGCATGCGCGGCATCCGCTTCGGGATGGTCGTACGGCGTTCTTGCCGTGGCGTTCAATCTCGCTGGCTCGATGTCGCTGCTCCGCGCCTTTTCGATCGGTCGCGCCTCGTTAGTCGCACCGTTAATCACGACTTATGCCGCCGTGACGGCATGTCTCGGTCTGGCGATCAGCGGCGATCGATTGAGCGGTTTTCGTCTGGCCGGACTCGTGATCTGCCTGATCGGCGCGCCGCTGGCGGCGGTCGCCCCAAGCCGCCAAGACGGGCTTGGAGCCGACGGCGTCGGTTACGCTGTGCTGACCGCTCTGTGCTTCGGCGTCGGCTTTTGGATACAGGGCAAGTTCTCCGTTCCCGCGATTGGCGCGACGCCCATGCTGTGGCTGTTTTTCGGGATCGGCATTCTCGTGCTCGCGCCGACGCTTGCGTTGCGCCGGGACCGGATCTTGCCGCACCGGAATGCGCTGCCGCTGCTCGTGCTGCAAAGCCTGTGCAATCTCATGGGCTATGGGACCTTCGCAGTGGGGTTGGCGACGGGAGCCATCACGGTCGTCACTGTGCTGAGCACCTTCGCCGCAGCCGTTACCGCGATATTCGGGCTCGTCCTGCGGAGGGAGAGGCTGTCCCGCCCGCAAACCGCCGGCGTGTCCGCCATTCTGATCGGCGCGGCCCTCCTCGCCGTCTGA